In Rutidosis leptorrhynchoides isolate AG116_Rl617_1_P2 chromosome 2, CSIRO_AGI_Rlap_v1, whole genome shotgun sequence, one genomic interval encodes:
- the LOC139892103 gene encoding aspartyl protease family protein 1-like isoform X1, translated as MGFGYNSVLILIGLIFLFSKLIDGFGTYGYDIHHRYSDPVKGILDIDDHDLPKMGSLDYYSAMAHRDRIFHGRRLAGAGDPTVESSLAFLDGNVTYELPSLGFLHYANVSVGTPSLWFLVALDTGSDLFWIPCDCRSCVKGLVTRSGRQRVDFNIYSPNTSSTSEIVPCKSSSCKLQQQCSARPDICPYQVNYLSSNTSSTGILIEDDLHLTTENSSPKAVDAKITFGCGMIQTGSFLDGAAPNGLFGLGMENSSVPSILANSGLAANSFSMCFSPDGAGRINFGDKGTSDQGETPINLHTSHKTYNISMTQVVVGDNVTDVNFDAIFDTGTSFSYLNDPAYSIIVDSFASQTKETRSQPSSDLPFEYCFDVSPNQQTFEAPMLNLTMKGGDQFAVTDPIVEISLSEDGSMFCLGIVKSEDVNIIGQNFMTGYRVVFDREKNILGWKASNCYNSIESNTLPISPRGSPSSSPSMSVGPEATSKNGSPISTPAQPGSIASTLSYTCFAVVISILVNLFMFVSL; from the exons ATGGGTTTTGGTTATAATTCAGTTTTGATATTAATTGGTTTGATTTTTTTGTTTTCAAAATTAATTGATGGATTTGGTACATATGGATATGATATACATCATAGATACTCTGATCCAGTGAAGGGTATATTAGATATTGATGATCATGATTTACCTAAAATGGGTTCGCTTGACTATTACTCTGCTATGGCCCACCGTGACCGGATTTTTCATGGCCGGAGACTTGCCGGCGCCGGTGATCCTACCGTTGAATCTTCTTTAGCGTTTCTTGATGGCAATGTAACTTATGAACTTCCTTCTCTGGGATT CTTGCATTATGCAAATGTTTCGGTTGGTACCCCAAGTTTATGGTTTTTGGTGGCACTTGACACCGGGAGTGACTTGTTTTGGATACCGTGCGATTGTCGTAGCTGCGTCAAGGGATTGGTCACGCGTAGTGGTCGA CAGCGAGTCGACTTCAATATATACAGCCCTAACACGTCGTCAACAAGTGAAATAGTTCCGTGCAAAAGTAGCTCATGTAAACTACAACAACAATGCTCTGCAAGACCTGATATTTGTCCATATCAAGTCAATTATCTTTCGAGTAATACTTCATCAACTGGCATCTTGATAGAAGACGATCTTCATTTGACTACAGAAAATAGTTCACCGAAAGCTGTCGATGCAAAAATCACATTTGG GTGTGGAATGATCCAAACCGGGTCATTTTTAGACGGTGCAGCCCCGAACGGACTATTCGGGCTCGGCATGGAGAACTCATCGGTTCCTAGCATTCTAGCCAACAGTGGTCTTGCAGCTAATTCGTTCTCGATGTGCTTCAGCCCTGATGGTGCAGGGCGAATTAATTTCGGAGATAAAGGCACCTCAGATCAAGGAGAAACACCAATTAATCTCCATACATCTCA TAAAACTTATAACATCAGCATGACACAAGTAGTTGTGGGAGACAATGTTACTGATGTTAATTTTGATGCAATATTTGATACTGGTACCTCGTTCTCGTATTTGAATGATCCGGCGTATTCGATTATCGTTGATAGC TTTGCTTCACAGACGAAAGAGACTCGGAGTCAGCCTAGTTCTGACCTTCCCTTTGAGTATTGCTTCGACGTAAG TCCCAACCAGCAGACGTTTGAAGCGCCAATGTTGAATCTAACCATGAAAGGCGGGGACCAGTTTGCCGTGACAGATCCAATTGTTGAAATTTCTCTTAGT GAGGATGGATCTATGTTCTGTTTGGGTATAGTCAAAAGTGAGGATGTGAACATCATTGGAC AAAACTTTATGACGGGTTATCGAGTAGTATTCGATCGTGAGAAGAATATTTTGGGTTGGAAAGCATCTAatt GTTACAATAGTATAGAATCAAATACGCTACCAATAAGCCCACGAGGATCTCCTAGCAGTTCACCATCTATGTCAGTTGGACCTGAAGCAACGTCGAAGAATGGGTCCCCCATCTCAACTCCAGCTCAGCCAGGAAGCATTGCATCCACATTATCATACACATGTTTCGCAGTTGTAATCTCTATACTTGTCAATCTTTTCATGTTTGTATCGTTGTAA
- the LOC139892103 gene encoding aspartyl protease family protein 1-like isoform X2, which yields MGFGYNSVLILIGLIFLFSKLIDGFGTYGYDIHHRYSDPVKGILDIDDHDLPKMGSLDYYSAMAHRDRIFHGRRLAGAGDPTVESSLAFLDGNVTYELPSLGFLHYANVSVGTPSLWFLVALDTGSDLFWIPCDCRSCVKGLVTRSGRRVDFNIYSPNTSSTSEIVPCKSSSCKLQQQCSARPDICPYQVNYLSSNTSSTGILIEDDLHLTTENSSPKAVDAKITFGCGMIQTGSFLDGAAPNGLFGLGMENSSVPSILANSGLAANSFSMCFSPDGAGRINFGDKGTSDQGETPINLHTSHKTYNISMTQVVVGDNVTDVNFDAIFDTGTSFSYLNDPAYSIIVDSFASQTKETRSQPSSDLPFEYCFDVSPNQQTFEAPMLNLTMKGGDQFAVTDPIVEISLSEDGSMFCLGIVKSEDVNIIGQNFMTGYRVVFDREKNILGWKASNCYNSIESNTLPISPRGSPSSSPSMSVGPEATSKNGSPISTPAQPGSIASTLSYTCFAVVISILVNLFMFVSL from the exons ATGGGTTTTGGTTATAATTCAGTTTTGATATTAATTGGTTTGATTTTTTTGTTTTCAAAATTAATTGATGGATTTGGTACATATGGATATGATATACATCATAGATACTCTGATCCAGTGAAGGGTATATTAGATATTGATGATCATGATTTACCTAAAATGGGTTCGCTTGACTATTACTCTGCTATGGCCCACCGTGACCGGATTTTTCATGGCCGGAGACTTGCCGGCGCCGGTGATCCTACCGTTGAATCTTCTTTAGCGTTTCTTGATGGCAATGTAACTTATGAACTTCCTTCTCTGGGATT CTTGCATTATGCAAATGTTTCGGTTGGTACCCCAAGTTTATGGTTTTTGGTGGCACTTGACACCGGGAGTGACTTGTTTTGGATACCGTGCGATTGTCGTAGCTGCGTCAAGGGATTGGTCACGCGTAGTGGTCGA CGAGTCGACTTCAATATATACAGCCCTAACACGTCGTCAACAAGTGAAATAGTTCCGTGCAAAAGTAGCTCATGTAAACTACAACAACAATGCTCTGCAAGACCTGATATTTGTCCATATCAAGTCAATTATCTTTCGAGTAATACTTCATCAACTGGCATCTTGATAGAAGACGATCTTCATTTGACTACAGAAAATAGTTCACCGAAAGCTGTCGATGCAAAAATCACATTTGG GTGTGGAATGATCCAAACCGGGTCATTTTTAGACGGTGCAGCCCCGAACGGACTATTCGGGCTCGGCATGGAGAACTCATCGGTTCCTAGCATTCTAGCCAACAGTGGTCTTGCAGCTAATTCGTTCTCGATGTGCTTCAGCCCTGATGGTGCAGGGCGAATTAATTTCGGAGATAAAGGCACCTCAGATCAAGGAGAAACACCAATTAATCTCCATACATCTCA TAAAACTTATAACATCAGCATGACACAAGTAGTTGTGGGAGACAATGTTACTGATGTTAATTTTGATGCAATATTTGATACTGGTACCTCGTTCTCGTATTTGAATGATCCGGCGTATTCGATTATCGTTGATAGC TTTGCTTCACAGACGAAAGAGACTCGGAGTCAGCCTAGTTCTGACCTTCCCTTTGAGTATTGCTTCGACGTAAG TCCCAACCAGCAGACGTTTGAAGCGCCAATGTTGAATCTAACCATGAAAGGCGGGGACCAGTTTGCCGTGACAGATCCAATTGTTGAAATTTCTCTTAGT GAGGATGGATCTATGTTCTGTTTGGGTATAGTCAAAAGTGAGGATGTGAACATCATTGGAC AAAACTTTATGACGGGTTATCGAGTAGTATTCGATCGTGAGAAGAATATTTTGGGTTGGAAAGCATCTAatt GTTACAATAGTATAGAATCAAATACGCTACCAATAAGCCCACGAGGATCTCCTAGCAGTTCACCATCTATGTCAGTTGGACCTGAAGCAACGTCGAAGAATGGGTCCCCCATCTCAACTCCAGCTCAGCCAGGAAGCATTGCATCCACATTATCATACACATGTTTCGCAGTTGTAATCTCTATACTTGTCAATCTTTTCATGTTTGTATCGTTGTAA
- the LOC139892104 gene encoding pre-rRNA-processing protein esf1, giving the protein MGSKSKKPNKKSPNKPPDAKTPTEVAGNRVFGAGNKVISDERFASSQKDPRFQDVPKHKNKVVIDSRFNSIFTDKNFSSLSARVDKRGKTKHDADSTQIALKQYYRLDDSETKPNEHREESNSSDSDDEERDQKLKNVTQLSESESGSESESDPEEEEVVKDDWTSTDTDEDEGGYIEEEETGALQMVENVPEIDKETNRLAVVNLDWNQVQAVDLFVVLSSFLPKSGQILSVSVYPSEFGLKRMEEEAVRGPVGLFDDEDGKNTKDDDSDSDNEIDNEKLRAYELSRLRYYFAVVVCDSIATADYLYKSCDGIEFERSSNKLDLRFIPDSMEFKHPARDVATEAPPNYEGIDFETRALQQSKISLTWDEVEPQRVKKFKRKINVDKESEYVKDEQEFKDLIASSDSESDEEENDGDIGNKPGKRQKTDAYRALLQSGDGSDEDEDEEDNGMDMEVTFNTGLEDLSKKIMEKKDKESETVWGAYLRKRAEKKKARKNRSKYSSDDESGGSDDEPVEEPGDFFAGDLTKKKKVSRDKNGKKRETDEEGGASRAELELLLAEDDNGDANVKGYNLKRMKSKGKKGKRNEIDEEKIPTVDLDDPRFSSLFNKPEFALDPTDPHFKRSATYIRQVAHKLSKGDVDEKGVQHYDPPQEQASEQSKSDSRKDKHEISMLVKSIKMKSKQLSLPSDGKKSKRKEK; this is encoded by the exons ATGGGGTCAAAAAGCAAGAAACCAAACAAAAAGTCTCCAAATAAACCTCCAGATGCCAAAACGCCGACGGAAGTTGCCGGAAACCGCGTGTTCGGTGCCGGTAACAAAGTAATTTCCGACGAACGTTTCGCGTCGTCCCAAAAAGACCCTAGGTTTCAAGATGTACCGAAACATAAGAACAAAGTAGTGATTGATTCTCGTTTTAATTCTATATTCACTGATAAAAATTTCTCTAGTTTATCTGCTCGTGTTGATAAACGAGGTAAGACTAAACATGATGCTGATTCTACTCAAATTGCTCTTAAACAATACTATCGATTGGATGATAGTGAAACGAAACCGAACGAACACCGTGAGGAGTCAAATTCTTCCGATTCTGATGATGAAGAGAGGGACCAAAAGCTGAAGAATGTTACGCAGTTATCGGAATCCGAATCCGGATCCGAATCCGAATCGGATCCGGAAGAGGAGGAAGTTGTTAAGGATGATTGGACATCAACGGATACTGATGAAGATGAAGGAGGGTATATAGAGGAGGAGGAGACTGGTGCTTTGCAG ATGGTAGAGAATGTACCTGAGATTGATAAAGAGACTAACAGGCTTGCTGTTGTTAATTTGGATTGGAATCAAGTCCAG GCAGTTGACTTGTTTGTCGTGTTAAGCTCGTTTCTGCCGAAGTCTGGGCAGATTTTATCAGTGTCTGTCTATCCATCTGAGTTTGGACTCAAGCGTATGGAAGAGGAGGCGGTGCGTGGTCCCGTTGGTTTATTTGATGACGAGGATGGTAAAAATACAAAAGATGATGATAGTGACAGTGACAATGAGATAGATAATGAAAAGTTGAGGGCTTATGAGCTAAGTAGACTaag ATACTATTTTGCAGTAGTGGTATGTGATTCAATTGCTACAGCTGATTACCTCTACAAAAGTTGTGATGGTATCGAGTTTGAAAGATCATCTAATAAGCTGGATTTGAGATTTATTCCAGACTCTATGGAATTCAAACATCCTGCACGTGATGTTGCCACTGAG GCTCCACCGAATTATGAGGGTATAGATTTTGAGACTCGAGCATTGCAACAAAGTAAAATTTCTCTTACATGGGATGAAGTCGAACCACAGCGTGTCAAGAAGTTCAAAAGAAAAATTAATGTCGACAAG GAATCTGAGTATGTTAAGGATGAACAAGAATTTAAAGACTTAATTGCTTCAAGTGATAGTGAAAGTGACGAAGAGGAGAATGATGGTGATATTGGCAACAAACCTGGGAAAAGACAAAAAACCGATGCTTACCGCGCTCTTCTTCAGTCAGGGGATGGCTCCGATGAAGATGAAGACGAAGAAGACAACGGGATGGATATGGAGGTGACGTTTAACACTGGTTTAGAAGATCTTAGCAAAAAAATAATGGAAAAGAAAGATAAAGAGTCCGAAACAGTTTGGGGTGCATACCTTCGAAAGAGGGCAGAGAAAAAGAAAGCTAGGAAGAATAGATCTAAATATTCTTCAGATGATGAGAGTGGTGGGTCCGATGATGAACCGGTTGAAGAACCTGGTGACTTTTTTGCTGGAGATTTAACTAAAAAGAAAAAAGTTTCTCGTGATAAAAATGGTAAAAAACGTGAAACGGATGAAGAAGGTGGAGCAAGTAGAGCAGAACTTGAATTATTACTTGCTGAAGATGATAATGGAGATGCTAATGTGAAAGGATATAACTTGAAACGTATGAAGTCTAAAGGAAAGAAAGGAAAACGAAATGAGATAGATGAGGAGAAGATACCAACTGTTGACTTAGATGATCCACGGTTTTCGTCTCTCTTTAACAAGCCTGAGTTTGCTTTGGACCCAACAGATCCTCATTTTAAAAG GAGTGCAACCTACATACGCCAGGTGGCACACAAGCTGAGTAAGGGTGATGTGGATGAGAAGGGGGTTCAACATTATGATCCACCTCAAGAACAAGCTTCAGAACAGAGTAAGAGCGATTCAAGGAAAGATAAGCATGAGATTTCAATGTTAGTGAAGTCCATTAAAATGAAATCCAAACAACTTTCGTTGCCTTCTGATGGTAAGAAATCTAAGAGGAAAGAGAAATAA